From the genome of Hyperolius riggenbachi isolate aHypRig1 chromosome 9, aHypRig1.pri, whole genome shotgun sequence, one region includes:
- the LOC137531932 gene encoding musculoskeletal embryonic nuclear protein 1-like isoform X1 has protein sequence MSQAQPAPVVKKRPKVKEEDLKGARNKLGHENPIKSKTYAVMKECEQAGCPAPSVFSQVKTGTETAFDKPKDKPAKSVFG, from the exons CCGGCGCCGGTGGTAAAGAAGAGACCGAAGGTGAAGGAGGAGGACCTGAAAGGGGCACGGAATAAACTCGGCCACGAAAATCCCATCAAGTCCAAAACCTACGCAGTGATGAAGGAATGCG aacAAGCCGGATGCCCCGCCCCCTCCGTGTTCAGCCAAGTGAAGACCGGAACAGAAACCGCCTTTGATAAGCCCAAAGACAAACCAGCAAAGAGCGTATTTGGCTGA